The following is a genomic window from Citrifermentans bemidjiense Bem.
CGTCCCACTCCACCGATACTGTGTGCGGCGCAAGGGAAGGGTCCTCGCGCACGGCGACGACATCTGTCTGGAACAGGCGCCGTATCCGGGAAAGGTTCTCCCGTTTCTGCCCCACCAGGTCCGATGTCTTCCCCTTAGGCACCACGAAGCTGACCCGGCTACCGCGGGGAAGGGCCGACAGTAGCCGGCTCATCTGGTCGAAGCAGAGCTCGCTTTCCACCAGCTGGCGAAACGCCGGGTGATAAGGGCCGGCCAGAACCACTCCCGGCGCCTCCAGTTCGGCCGTAGGCTGCAGTCCCATGCGTATTACCGGGATACTCTCCCGGTTCGCCGCCACGAGCATCTCCTTGCAGAGGCTGACGGCATCCTGCAGGGAGAGGGGGTGATAGCTTCCGGCTTCGTACATGCGGGAAAGCTCGGTCCCGGAGATGACCAGCGTGGGATAGATGCGCAAAAAGGAGGGGGAAAGCGCCAGCACGCGTGAGAGGGAATTCAGCGAGCGGGCGGGGGAGTCACCGGGGAGCCCGGGCATGAGCTGGATGCCGACCTCGATGTCCGCTTCCTTAAGTGCTGCCACCGCGGATTCGACGCTAGCTGCATCATGGCCGCGCCCGGAGAGCCTCAGCACCTCGGCGTCCATGGACTGCACCCCCAGTTCGACAGTAGCGACGCCGAAGCTTTTCAAAAAGGAGGCGGTATCGGCATCTACCGAGTCGGGCCGGGTGGAGACCCGCAACGACTTCAGCGCGCCTTGAGCCAGAAGCGGCTGCAGCGGGGAGAGGAGCCGCTCCTGGTCGGCGCGGGGAAGGGCGGTAAAGGTCCCGCCGTAGAAGGCGGCCTCCAGGTCCCTGCCGCGCGCCTTTTCCGCGTACTGCGCGACCCGCGCCAAGAGTTCGGCCGGCGCCGGAAGCCCACCCGAGGCGCCCGCCACCTTTTCCTGGTCGCAGAAGACGCAGCGGTGCGGACAGCCCAGGTGCGGGATGAAGAAGGGGACGACGCTCACCCCTCCCCCTTCAAAAGTAGAAAGGCTGCGCGGGCGGCATCCTGCTCCGCCTCCTTCTTGGTCCTCCCTACCCCCTCACCCATCAGCTCCTCGCCAAGGTAGACCTCGACGGTAAAGCGCTTGTCGTGGTCCGGGCCGGTGACCTGTTTCAACTGGTAACGGGGGAGCTCCCCCTTGAAGAGTCTCGCTGTTTCCTGCAGCTCGGTCTTTGCGTCGCGTCCGGAGAGGAGGTCGCGGCTGGACAATAGCGGCGCGAAAAGCGCCTCGACCACCCGGCGCGCCGGGTCCAGGCCGCCGTCGAGATAGAGCGCGGCCAAAAGCGCCTCGAAGGCATCGGCCAGAAGCGAGCGTTTCTGCCTCCCTCCCCCTTTCTCTTCGCCGCGCCCGAGACGCAGCGCCTGCCCGAGGTCGAGCTCCGAAGCGATCTTCCCCAGGCTCGCCTCATCCACCAGCGCCGCCCGAATCCTTGTCAACTCCCCTTCCCGGCTGTCGGGGAAACGCACCAGCAGCATGTCGGAGAGCAAAAAGTCGAGCACGGCGTCGCCGAAGAACTCGAGGCGCTGGTTGTCCCTTCCCCCCGCCTCGTTGACGTAGGTACGATGGGTCAGCGCCTCTACCAAAAGACCGCGGTCGCTGAACCGGTAGCCTAGGCGCCCCTCGATCCCCTCCAGGGGGTCATGCAGCATGTCGCTCATAATGAAAACCTGCTCTCCTGAGTTTAATGTGCGTAACTATAAGGCAAAGGGTTAAAGCAGGCAATAGCCATCTCCGGCGCACCCCGCGCCCCGTTGCTGCCGGGGGCCGTACCAAGGCACTAGCCACGCGGGTTTGCGGCCATTTAAGTCTTGCATATTCATCCCCCCTCCCATATAATTCAGTGATTTTATAAGGATCATGAGACAAGAGCTATGGGCTTTTTCATTACATTTGAAGGTATAGAAGGGTGCGGCAAGACCACCCAGCTGAGGCTTTTGAAGGAGCGTCTGGAAGCTGCGGGCGAGAAGGTGACCGTGACCCGGGAGCCTGGAGGGTGCCCGGTCGCCGACCAGATGCGCGCCATCCTGCTGGATGCCAAAAACAGCGCCATCACCCCTTTGGCTGAACTCCTTTTGTACGCGGCGGCCCGGGCGCAGCACGTGCAGGAAGTCATCGTCCCAGCGCTTGAGCGTGGCGAGACGGTCCTTTGCGACCGCTTTACCGACGCGACCGTCGCCTACCAGGGGCACGGCAGGGGTCTCGACCTCACCGTCATCGAAGAACTCAACACCCTTGCCACCGGGAGGGTGCAGCCGGCGCTCACCGTGCTCATCGACTGCCCGGTGGAAGTGGGACTTTCCCGCGCCCTGGCCCGGATCGAGGCGACCAGCGGGGCGAAGGAAGAACGTTTCGAGCGCGAGTCCCTGCTCTTCCACCAAAAGGTACGCAACGGCTACCTGACGCTGGCGGCCGCTTTCCCGGAACGCTTCGTGGTTGTCGACGGCTCGGGAGACGTGCGGCAGACCGGGCTCCTCGTCGCAGAGGCCCTTCGCCAGAGGATGCAGAGCCTTGGCAAGGCCGGACTCGCAGCAGTCAAGGCAGGGTGCTAGATGCCTTTTTCCGAGGTACTCGGCCAGGACTTGGCCGTATCCGTGCTCAGGCGCTCCATCGCCATGAACCGCGTTTCCCACGCCTACCTCTTCTCCGGAATCGAGGGGTGCGGGAAGAAAAAGACCGCCCTGGCCTTCGTGCAGGCGGTCTTCTGCGGCCGCGACGAAGCCTGCGGCGTCTGCTCCTCCTGCCGCAAGATCGCCTCGGGGCAGCACCCGGACCTGCACATCCTGGAGCCCGACGGCGCGTTCATCAAGATCGACCAGGTGCGTGAGCTGCAAAAAGAGCTATCCTACCGCCCCTTCGAGGCTCCCAAGAAGGCGTGCATCATCGACGGGGCCGACAAGTTCAACCTCGCCTCAGGCAACGCGCTCCTGAAGACGCTGGAGGAACCGCCGGGGAACGCCCTGATGATCCTGATCGCCACGGAGCGCTCGACTGTGCTGCAGACCATCCTGTCGCGCTGCCAGGCGCTCACCTTTCAGCCGCTTCCGGCCGCGCTCATCGAGGAGCGGCTGGTGAGGGAGCAGTTCCCGGCGGAGGCGGCGCGGGTGGCCGCCACCCTTTGCGGGGGGAGTCTCAGAAGGGGAATCGAGATCGCCACCGACGGCGTGCTCGAAGGTAGGGTGAGGTTCCTGGAGCGGGTGCTCGCCCTGGAGCTTAAAGATATTGCCAAGCTTTTCGCCGCGGCCGAGGAGTTCGCGGCCGACAAAGAAGGGCTCCCTGGGCTTTTGGAGCTGCTGCTCTCGTTTTTGAGGGACGTGCTGATCTACCGCTCAGCCCCGGAGGCCTTGGCCAACGCGGACCTGGCGCAACTGGTGGAGCGGGAGGCGTCCCGCTGCCGCGAGGGACGGGTGATGGAGCTGATCGAGCAGTTGGCGGCAATGCGCCGGATGCTCGCCCGCAACGTGAACGCGCGGCTCGCCCTGGAAGTTTTCTTCATGAAGCTTGCGACGCGCTAGGGCCGCGAGAGCTTCAGCTCCCGGGCGGGATTAAGATAGCAGTAGAAGCGCCTGATGCCGGCTTGGCCGGCGGGCAATGCAGCACCCAGACACAGCAAACGACAGGACCTCAGACCACGGCCTGTTTCTCTTTTGGAGGATTTTTTGGCTAAGATCGCAAGGATACAATT
Proteins encoded in this region:
- a CDS encoding elongator complex protein 3; the encoded protein is MSVVPFFIPHLGCPHRCVFCDQEKVAGASGGLPAPAELLARVAQYAEKARGRDLEAAFYGGTFTALPRADQERLLSPLQPLLAQGALKSLRVSTRPDSVDADTASFLKSFGVATVELGVQSMDAEVLRLSGRGHDAASVESAVAALKEADIEVGIQLMPGLPGDSPARSLNSLSRVLALSPSFLRIYPTLVISGTELSRMYEAGSYHPLSLQDAVSLCKEMLVAANRESIPVIRMGLQPTAELEAPGVVLAGPYHPAFRQLVESELCFDQMSRLLSALPRGSRVSFVVPKGKTSDLVGQKRENLSRIRRLFQTDVVAVREDPSLAPHTVSVEWDGGAMSAGL
- the holB gene encoding DNA polymerase III subunit delta', producing MPFSEVLGQDLAVSVLRRSIAMNRVSHAYLFSGIEGCGKKKTALAFVQAVFCGRDEACGVCSSCRKIASGQHPDLHILEPDGAFIKIDQVRELQKELSYRPFEAPKKACIIDGADKFNLASGNALLKTLEEPPGNALMILIATERSTVLQTILSRCQALTFQPLPAALIEERLVREQFPAEAARVAATLCGGSLRRGIEIATDGVLEGRVRFLERVLALELKDIAKLFAAAEEFAADKEGLPGLLELLLSFLRDVLIYRSAPEALANADLAQLVEREASRCREGRVMELIEQLAAMRRMLARNVNARLALEVFFMKLATR
- the rnc gene encoding ribonuclease III; its protein translation is MSDMLHDPLEGIEGRLGYRFSDRGLLVEALTHRTYVNEAGGRDNQRLEFFGDAVLDFLLSDMLLVRFPDSREGELTRIRAALVDEASLGKIASELDLGQALRLGRGEEKGGGRQKRSLLADAFEALLAALYLDGGLDPARRVVEALFAPLLSSRDLLSGRDAKTELQETARLFKGELPRYQLKQVTGPDHDKRFTVEVYLGEELMGEGVGRTKKEAEQDAARAAFLLLKGEG
- the tmk gene encoding dTMP kinase; its protein translation is MGFFITFEGIEGCGKTTQLRLLKERLEAAGEKVTVTREPGGCPVADQMRAILLDAKNSAITPLAELLLYAAARAQHVQEVIVPALERGETVLCDRFTDATVAYQGHGRGLDLTVIEELNTLATGRVQPALTVLIDCPVEVGLSRALARIEATSGAKEERFERESLLFHQKVRNGYLTLAAAFPERFVVVDGSGDVRQTGLLVAEALRQRMQSLGKAGLAAVKAGC